The following are from one region of the Fusarium verticillioides 7600 chromosome 1, whole genome shotgun sequence genome:
- a CDS encoding hypothetical protein (At least one base has a quality score < 10), which produces MLAKSRRTPAVVDDDDTSSSHWGFFTWFIIIAFLGIAGYLIFSSWINFTRYGARGWDLLPHSDTIRDIPYLLKDWIRRVLNTVQGTGSRGGYSAV; this is translated from the exons ATGCTTGCGAAAAGCCGGAGGACACCGGCGGtagttgacgatgatgacaccTCAAGCTCCCACTGGGGCTTCTTCACCTGGTTCATTATCAT TGCTTTCTTGGGCATCGCCGGCtacctcatcttctcatcctggaTCAACTTCACGCGCTACGGCGCTCGAGGCTGGGATCTTCTCCCCCACAGCGACACCATCCGCGATATTCCTTATCTACTTAAGGATTGGATCCGCCGCGTTCTCAACACGGTGCAGGGAACaggaagtcgaggaggaTACAGCGCGGTCTAG
- a CDS encoding hypothetical protein (At least one base has a quality score < 10): protein MHRPDLLAFLLPLLAAPVFAGETLDCGKIRADGHTFDLSKLGGPHAVLTTRFKPSPPEHYNTTYTLDICKPLKKKGGKKDEECPNGTRVCGITHLLKPGEKEEKDEITNIIAIAGNLENVGGSRFDATPTRLKTSDSTSDKDKEGVRLVLTGGRDPLKKGDIKQVEQKAIIEFLCDP from the exons ATGCATCGGCCGGATCTGTTGGCTTTTCTACTGCCTTTGCTGGCAGCCCCAGTGTTTGCGGGAGAAACTCTAGACTGCGGAAAGATTCGCGCAGATGGCCATACCTTTGATCTTTCTAAGCTCGGTGGACCGCATGCGGTCCTGACGACGCGGTTTAAGCCCAGCCCTCCTGAACATTACAACACAACTTATACGTTAGATATATGCAAgcctttgaagaagaagggcggcaagaaggatgaagaatgtCCAAACGGCACTCGAG TTTGCGGTATTACACACCTTCTCAAGCCtggcgagaaggaggagaaggatgagattaCGAATATCATCGCTATCGCAGGAAATCTCGAAAACGTCGGCGGCTCTCGATTCGATGCTACACCCACGCGACTAAAGACAAGCGACTCAACTTCCGATAAGGACAAAGAGGGCGTGCGACTAGTCCTCACAGGAGGCAGAGACCCCCTCAAAAAGGGTGATATTAAGCAGGTCGAACAAAAGGCCATTATCGAGTTCCTATGCGATCCCTAG
- a CDS encoding translation initiation factor eIF-2B subunit gamma, giving the protein MPHAVSMPSTGLQALILCGPGSSFPTFTSNPDESPKALLPIANRPMVWYALDFCYRMGITDINLVCPPTASEAISTALNTNLHLTALPLPRPDILSPVDLDQNTGTAEILRLPEIRKIITGDFVVLPCDLVCELGGDKLLQSWMVKSASLTDLLEIARLSNGHRSVHSGALGVWYDTKAVAPVKKEETDFIATTPLPSTPVTPSKGSLFSNLSKLVYSMPTDSLRDLTEDKGSLPIRHGLLRAHSRVRMFTTHRDAHIYIFPRWVLDFVKDNERMESIGEDVVGWWAKAGWQSGLADKLKLESACAQGRVEETKDDERPSSPSRVSTPDHIQSDWNSYGDTAAETSVPSIAVDDEPSAAEKSKSFQVPPIIAYVHPGGSSAPLIRRVDTAQLLLAISLQLAKLPSLEEAGGESPSPYAHAKKIAYPEGVKARTTITQKDSLIAENVTVEEKTSIKETVIGAGSQINEGAKLSQCLLMEGVVVGKACKLTRCIIGKRAVIGDGSILTDCEVQENLLVEARTEDKDNKLMSSEGLEATEAEMEEVLQDMEADAEQAVMD; this is encoded by the exons ATGCCCCACGCTGTATCAATGCCGTCAACTGGGCTTCAAGCCCTCATCCTTTGCGGGCCTGGCTCGTCGTTCCCGACATTCACCTCTAACCCAGATGAGAGCCCCAAAGCCCTTCTCCCTATTGCAAACCGACCTATGGTCTGGTACGCGCTTGATTTCTGCTATCGAATGGGCATCACAG ACATAAATCTTGTCTGTCCTCCTACAGCATCCGAGGCTATCTCAACTGCTCTTAACACTAACCTTCACCTAACTGCGCTGCCTTTGCCACGGCCCGACATTCTCTCACCAGTAGACCTTGATCAAAACACAGGCACTGCTGAGATCCTGCGGCTGCCAGAGATTAGGAAGATTATCACTGGTGATTTTGTAGTACTCCCTTGTGACTTGGTCTGCGAACTTGGAGGAGACAAGCTTCTACAATCATGGATGGTCAAGTCAGCTAGTCTGACAGACTTGCTTGAAATTGCAAGGCTTTCCAACGGTCATCGATCAGTTCACAGCGGTGCACTTGGCGTTTGGTATGACACCAAGGCAGTTGCAcctgtcaagaaggaggagacAGACTTCATTGCGACGACACCGttgccttcaactcctgtTACGCCATCAAAGGGATCTCTtttctcaaacttgtcaaagctGGTGTACTCCATGCCAACAGACTCTTTGAGAGATTTAACAGAAGACAAGGGCTCACTTCCTATTCGACACGGATTGTTGCGTGCCCATTCTCGTGTACGAATGTTCACGACACACCGAGATGCTCACATATACATCTTCCCTCGATGGGTTCTCGATTTTGTCAAGGATAACGAGCGAATGGAGAGTAttggtgaggatgttgtcGGATGGTGGGCGAAGGCTGGGTGGCAATCCGGTCTTGCCGACAAGTTGAAGCTCGAGAGTGCTTGTGCCCAAGGTCGGGTTGAGGAGACCAAGGACGATGAACGACCAAGCTCGCCTTCCCGAGTTTCCACCCCAGATCACATCCAAAGTGATTGGAACTCATACGGAGACACAGCTGCCGAGACATCAGTGCCGAGTATTGCAGTTGATGACGAACCATCAGCTGCCGAGAAGTCGAAATCGTTCCAAGTCCCGCCGATCATTGCCTATGTCCACCCGGGTGGGAGCTCAGCTCCTTTGATTCGCCGCGTTGACACGGCACAGCTGCTGCTCGCTATTTCACTTCAGCTGGCCAAGCTTCCATCACTCGAAGAGGCAGGCGGAGAGTCACCATCACCATATGCACATGCAAAGAAGATCGCTTACCCTGAAGGCGTTAAGGCACGCACGACAATCACACAAAAGGACAGCCTCATTGCAGAGAATGTAACTGTGGAGGAGAAGACCTCTATCAAAGAAACTGTGATCGGCGCCGGCTCGCAGATCAACGAGGGTGCCAAGCTCTCCCAGTGTCTACTTATGGAAggagttgttgttggcaaGGCATGCAAGCTGACACGTTGTATTATCGGAAAGAGAGCAGTCATTGGAGATGGATCTATCTTGACCGACTGTGAGGTCCAAGAGAATCTGCTCGTTGAGGCTCGAA ctgaggacaaggacaacaaACTCATGAGCTCTGAGGGTTTGGAGGCCACAGAAgctgagatggaggaagtCCTCCAGGACATGGAGGCTGACGCCGAGCAAGCAGTGATGGATTAA